In Microplitis mediator isolate UGA2020A chromosome 2, iyMicMedi2.1, whole genome shotgun sequence, a single window of DNA contains:
- the LOC130678531 gene encoding cuticle protein 19.8-like isoform X2, which yields MAQRFVIIASFLALARAAIISTPSASAATVAVSRPTIVETEPFDHHPQYSYSYAVADDYTDNKAQQETRNGDIVQGHYSLVEPDGSRRTVSYAADGVNGFNAVVQKNHNINVNSQHTVASSVTPVRNTVVSGPGHIWTRAYPNGPSAVVATANANVWRHSSLGTSPYVTSNLVEVGARAGALYDTQPWVGTLGYDSARVVRIH from the exons ATGGCTCAGAGG TTTGTTATCATTGCTTCATTTCTGGCATTAGCTCGTGCTGCTATCATCAGCACACCTTCTGCTTCTGCTGCAACAGTTGCTGTTTCTCGACCAACTATCGTCGAAACTGAGCCTTTTGATCACCATCCCCAGTACAGTTACAGCTACGCCGTAGCCGACGATTACACtg ACAACAAGGCCCAACAAGAAACACGCAATGGAGACATCGTCCAAGGCCACTACAGTTTAGTAGAACCCGACGGTTCTCGGCGTACCGTTTCTTACGCAGCTGATGGAGTCAACGGTTTCAATGCCGTCGTCCAGAAAAATCACAATATCAACGTCAACTCTCAACACACCGTCGCTTCTTCAGTAACTCCAGTGAGAAACACCGTAGTCAGTGGACCAGGTCACATTTGGACTCGGGCTTATCCCAATGGACCTTCAGCTGTAGTCGCCACAGCCAACGCCAACGTTTGGCGTCACtcg AGCTTGGGTACTTCACCCTACGTTACTTCTAATCTCGTGGAAGTTGGCGCCAGAGCTGGGGCTCTGTACGATACTCAACCATGGGTTGGTACTCTTGGCTACGATTCAGCTCGTGTAGTCAGGATTCACTAG
- the LOC130678531 gene encoding cuticle protein 19.8-like isoform X1, with protein MAQRFVIIASFLALARAAIISTPSASAATVAVSRPTIVETEPFDHHPQYSYSYAVADDYTGDNKAQQETRNGDIVQGHYSLVEPDGSRRTVSYAADGVNGFNAVVQKNHNINVNSQHTVASSVTPVRNTVVSGPGHIWTRAYPNGPSAVVATANANVWRHSSLGTSPYVTSNLVEVGARAGALYDTQPWVGTLGYDSARVVRIH; from the exons ATGGCTCAGAGG TTTGTTATCATTGCTTCATTTCTGGCATTAGCTCGTGCTGCTATCATCAGCACACCTTCTGCTTCTGCTGCAACAGTTGCTGTTTCTCGACCAACTATCGTCGAAACTGAGCCTTTTGATCACCATCCCCAGTACAGTTACAGCTACGCCGTAGCCGACGATTACACtg gAGACAACAAGGCCCAACAAGAAACACGCAATGGAGACATCGTCCAAGGCCACTACAGTTTAGTAGAACCCGACGGTTCTCGGCGTACCGTTTCTTACGCAGCTGATGGAGTCAACGGTTTCAATGCCGTCGTCCAGAAAAATCACAATATCAACGTCAACTCTCAACACACCGTCGCTTCTTCAGTAACTCCAGTGAGAAACACCGTAGTCAGTGGACCAGGTCACATTTGGACTCGGGCTTATCCCAATGGACCTTCAGCTGTAGTCGCCACAGCCAACGCCAACGTTTGGCGTCACtcg AGCTTGGGTACTTCACCCTACGTTACTTCTAATCTCGTGGAAGTTGGCGCCAGAGCTGGGGCTCTGTACGATACTCAACCATGGGTTGGTACTCTTGGCTACGATTCAGCTCGTGTAGTCAGGATTCACTAG